A window of the Alkalidesulfovibrio alkalitolerans DSM 16529 genome harbors these coding sequences:
- the rpsS gene encoding 30S ribosomal protein S19, which yields MPRSLKKGPFVDASIVKKVQKAAETQDRRVIKTWSRRSTILPDMVGMTFAVHNGRKFIPVFVTENMVGHKLGEFAPTRTFFGHSVDKKSKAAGKK from the coding sequence ATGCCCAGGTCACTGAAGAAGGGTCCCTTCGTGGACGCCTCGATAGTCAAGAAAGTGCAAAAGGCCGCCGAGACCCAGGACCGCCGCGTCATCAAGACCTGGTCCAGGCGCTCCACCATCCTTCCGGACATGGTCGGCATGACCTTCGCGGTGCACAACGGCCGCAAGTTCATCCCGGTCTTCGTGACCGAGAACATGGTCGGTCACAAGCTTGGCGAGTTCGCGCCTACCCGGACCTTCTTCGGCCACTCGGTGGACAAGAAGTCCAAGGCCGCGGGCAAGAAGTAG
- the rplV gene encoding 50S ribosomal protein L22: protein MEAKAVAKFVRISPRKTRLVADNIKGMPVEDAMNVLRFTPKKAAKELNKVLRSAIANAGQLPGVDVDSLYIKSVIVNEGPTWKRIMPRAMGRAYRILKRTSHITIVVDES, encoded by the coding sequence ATGGAAGCCAAAGCCGTCGCCAAGTTCGTGCGCATCTCGCCGCGCAAGACCCGGCTCGTCGCCGACAACATCAAGGGGATGCCTGTGGAGGACGCCATGAACGTCCTTCGCTTCACCCCCAAAAAGGCCGCCAAGGAACTGAACAAGGTCCTGCGCTCGGCCATAGCCAATGCCGGTCAACTGCCCGGTGTGGATGTGGACTCGCTCTACATCAAGAGTGTCATCGTCAACGAGGGTCCCACCTGGAAGCGGATCATGCCTCGCGCCATGGGCCGCGCCTACCGTATCCTCAAGAGGACCAGCCACATCACCATCGTGGTTGACGAGAGCTAA
- the rpsC gene encoding 30S ribosomal protein S3, whose translation MGQKVHPYGFRLGYNKNWLSRWFSKKDYPGFVLEDDKIRKYAKKVLFHAGISKIEIERAGGKVRIIVHTARPGIVIGRKGVEIEKIRDNMRKKFGREIAIEVVEIRRPETDAQLVAESIATQLERRVAFRRAMKRTVGIARKFGAEGIKVACAGRLAGAEIARSEWYRDGRVPLQTLRADLDFGFAEAKTTYGVIGVKVWIFKGEILDEVEQ comes from the coding sequence ATGGGTCAGAAAGTACATCCCTACGGGTTCAGGCTCGGGTACAACAAGAACTGGCTTTCCCGCTGGTTCAGCAAGAAAGACTACCCCGGCTTCGTGCTCGAGGACGACAAGATTCGCAAGTACGCGAAAAAGGTGCTCTTCCACGCTGGCATCTCGAAAATCGAGATCGAACGCGCGGGCGGCAAGGTCCGGATCATCGTGCACACCGCGCGTCCCGGCATCGTGATCGGACGTAAGGGCGTGGAGATCGAGAAAATCCGCGACAACATGCGCAAGAAGTTCGGACGCGAAATCGCCATCGAGGTTGTCGAGATCCGCCGTCCCGAGACCGACGCCCAACTCGTGGCCGAGTCCATCGCCACCCAGCTTGAGCGTCGCGTGGCCTTCCGTCGCGCCATGAAGCGCACTGTGGGCATTGCCCGCAAGTTCGGCGCCGAAGGCATCAAGGTCGCCTGCGCAGGTCGCCTGGCCGGAGCCGAGATCGCCCGCAGCGAGTGGTATCGCGACGGCCGCGTGCCCCTGCAGACCCTCCGCGCGGACCTGGACTTCGGCTTTGCCGAGGCCAAGACCACGTATGGCGTCATTGGCGTCAAGGTCTGGATTTTCAAGGGTGAGATTCTGGATGAGGTGGAACAATAA
- the rplP gene encoding 50S ribosomal protein L16, which produces MLAPKRLKFRKRQKGRLKGNAQTGNLVSFGEVGLKCLEHGKITAQQIEAARIAITRHVKRGGKVWIRIFPDHPITAKPAEVRQGKGKGAPVGWVAPVQPGRIMYELAGVDIEVAKVALTRAAHKLPVKTAIVVREAI; this is translated from the coding sequence ATGCTCGCTCCCAAGAGACTGAAATTTCGTAAGCGGCAAAAGGGCCGCCTCAAGGGCAACGCGCAGACCGGCAACCTCGTCTCGTTCGGCGAGGTCGGTCTGAAGTGTCTTGAGCACGGCAAGATCACGGCGCAGCAGATCGAGGCCGCCCGTATCGCCATCACCCGTCACGTCAAGCGCGGCGGCAAGGTCTGGATCCGGATATTCCCGGATCATCCGATCACCGCCAAGCCCGCCGAAGTCCGTCAGGGCAAGGGTAAGGGCGCGCCTGTCGGCTGGGTCGCCCCGGTGCAGCCCGGACGGATCATGTACGAACTCGCCGGCGTGGACATCGAGGTGGCCAAGGTCGCCCTGACCCGCGCCGCGCACAAGCTGCCGGTGAAGACGGCCATCGTGGTCAGGGAGGCGATCTAA
- the rpmC gene encoding 50S ribosomal protein L29 → MEMKAIRELDAGKLDAKLAEFRQELFNLRFQHATAQLENTQRIKAVKQSIARILTVKNDSGKA, encoded by the coding sequence ATGGAAATGAAAGCCATCCGCGAACTGGACGCTGGAAAACTGGACGCCAAGCTTGCCGAGTTCCGCCAGGAACTCTTCAACCTTCGCTTCCAGCACGCCACCGCGCAGCTTGAGAACACGCAGCGCATCAAGGCCGTGAAGCAGTCCATCGCCCGCATCCTCACCGTGAAGAACGATTCAGGCAAGGCGTAG
- the rpsQ gene encoding 30S ribosomal protein S17, with protein sequence MIEKKSNKREFVGEVVSDKNDKTIVVSVETLVKHPLLGKYIRRRNKFMAHDPNNECAIGDKVQIVESRPLSARKRWHLVKIVEKAV encoded by the coding sequence ATGATCGAGAAGAAGAGCAACAAGCGGGAATTCGTGGGCGAGGTCGTCTCCGACAAGAACGACAAAACCATTGTCGTCAGCGTCGAGACCTTGGTCAAGCACCCGCTGCTTGGCAAGTACATCCGCCGTCGCAACAAGTTCATGGCGCACGATCCGAACAATGAGTGCGCCATCGGTGACAAGGTGCAGATCGTCGAGTCCCGGCCGCTGTCCGCCCGGAAGCGCTGGCATCTCGTTAAGATCGTGGAAAAAGCTGTCTAA
- the rplN gene encoding 50S ribosomal protein L14 has translation MIQVQSRLDVADNSGAKEVMCIKVLGGSKRRYASVGDIIVVSVKDAMPHAKVKKGDVMFAVVVRTKKEIGRPDGTFIKFDNNSAVILSKQFEPVGTRIFGPVARELRGKNFMKIVSLAPEVL, from the coding sequence ATGATCCAGGTTCAATCCCGGCTCGACGTCGCGGACAATTCCGGCGCCAAGGAAGTCATGTGCATCAAGGTGCTGGGCGGTTCCAAGCGTCGTTACGCGAGCGTCGGCGACATCATCGTGGTTTCGGTCAAGGACGCCATGCCCCACGCCAAGGTGAAGAAGGGCGACGTCATGTTCGCGGTTGTGGTGCGGACCAAGAAGGAGATCGGTCGTCCCGACGGCACCTTCATCAAGTTCGACAACAACTCCGCCGTCATTTTGTCCAAGCAGTTCGAGCCCGTCGGCACCCGCATTTTCGGTCCCGTGGCCAGGGAACTGCGCGGCAAGAACTTCATGAAGATCGTCTCCCTGGCCCCCGAAGTGCTGTAG
- the rplX gene encoding 50S ribosomal protein L24 — protein sequence MEAKNYRVRKDDKVQILAGKDKGKVGKVLKVLKKRDCVIVEKVNVVKRHTRGNPYSGQAGGILDKEAPIHVSNVAVVCDACTKATRVGYRYTEDGTKVRFCKKCNEIIKAG from the coding sequence ATGGAAGCCAAGAATTATCGCGTCCGCAAGGACGACAAGGTCCAGATCCTGGCTGGCAAGGACAAGGGCAAGGTCGGCAAGGTGCTGAAGGTCCTGAAGAAGAGGGACTGCGTCATCGTCGAGAAGGTGAACGTGGTCAAGCGCCATACCCGCGGCAACCCTTACAGCGGCCAGGCCGGCGGCATCCTGGACAAGGAAGCCCCGATCCACGTGTCCAACGTGGCCGTCGTTTGCGACGCCTGCACCAAGGCCACCCGCGTCGGGTACCGCTACACCGAGGACGGAACCAAGGTGCGTTTCTGCAAGAAATGCAACGAGATCATCAAGGCGGGATAG
- the rplE gene encoding 50S ribosomal protein L5 translates to MTTLEKLYKEKIAPELTKEFGYKSSMQIPRLRSVHLNIGLGEASQNHKLIEEAVNELTRISGQKAVITKAKKSIASFKLREGQPVGCRVTLRGERMWDFIDKLVNFSLPRVRDFRGVQDKGFDGRGNFTMGVREHTIFPEIDIEKVDRVKGMNITFVTTASSDKESKQLLSLLGMPFRK, encoded by the coding sequence ATGACGACTCTGGAAAAGCTGTACAAGGAAAAGATCGCCCCCGAACTGACCAAGGAGTTCGGATACAAGTCGTCGATGCAGATCCCCCGGCTGCGCTCGGTGCATCTGAACATCGGTCTTGGCGAGGCCAGCCAGAACCACAAGCTGATCGAGGAGGCGGTGAACGAGCTGACCCGTATCTCCGGTCAGAAGGCCGTGATCACCAAGGCCAAGAAGTCCATCGCTTCGTTCAAGCTTCGTGAAGGGCAGCCCGTGGGTTGCCGCGTGACGCTGCGTGGCGAGCGCATGTGGGATTTCATCGACAAGCTGGTGAACTTCTCCCTGCCGCGCGTCCGCGACTTCCGTGGTGTGCAGGACAAGGGATTCGATGGACGCGGCAACTTCACCATGGGCGTCCGCGAGCACACCATCTTCCCCGAGATCGACATCGAAAAAGTTGATCGGGTGAAGGGCATGAACATCACCTTTGTCACGACCGCGTCCAGCGACAAGGAGTCCAAGCAACTCCTGTCCCTGCTCGGCATGCCCTTCAGGAAATAA
- a CDS encoding type Z 30S ribosomal protein S14, producing the protein MARTSLMVKARRKPKFSARAYNRCPICGRSRAYLRRYGVCRICFRNKALRGELPGVRKSSW; encoded by the coding sequence ATGGCCCGCACCTCTCTTATGGTCAAGGCGCGCCGCAAGCCCAAGTTTTCCGCCCGCGCCTACAACCGCTGCCCCATCTGCGGCCGGTCGCGCGCGTATCTTCGCAGGTATGGCGTCTGCCGTATCTGCTTCCGCAACAAGGCCCTGCGCGGCGAACTGCCCGGCGTGCGCAAGTCGAGCTGGTAG
- the rpsH gene encoding 30S ribosomal protein S8: MAVSDPVADMLARLRNAHQGLHAKVNVPVSKMKADIARILKDEGFIADYEVGERDMVVTLKYVGGKPVITGTKKVSKPGRRVYVGVGEIPRVRNGLGICVLSTSKGVMDGERAATEKVGGELLCEIW; encoded by the coding sequence ATGGCTGTGAGTGATCCCGTTGCCGACATGCTGGCCCGGCTGCGCAACGCGCACCAGGGGCTGCACGCCAAGGTCAACGTGCCCGTTTCCAAGATGAAGGCCGACATCGCGCGCATCCTGAAGGATGAAGGCTTCATCGCCGACTACGAGGTCGGCGAGCGCGACATGGTCGTCACCCTGAAGTACGTAGGCGGCAAGCCGGTCATTACCGGTACCAAGAAGGTCTCCAAGCCCGGCCGACGCGTGTATGTCGGCGTTGGTGAGATCCCGCGCGTGCGCAACGGCCTGGGCATCTGTGTCCTGTCCACCTCCAAGGGGGTCATGGACGGGGAGAGAGCCGCCACCGAAAAGGTCGGCGGCGAGCTGCTCTGCGAAATCTGGTAA
- the rplF gene encoding 50S ribosomal protein L6 has protein sequence MSRIGKNHIDLPSGVEVRVGIDTIEIKGPKGALITPRHEKIAYEIEGSTVRLTRVDESRAAREQHGLRRTLLANCVEGVTKGYQKELEVVGVGYKLQVQGASVVLSVGYSHPVNFPLPKGIEAKAEGNKLTIMGIDKQLVGEVAAQIRRVRPPEPFKGKGIKYAGEQIRRKAGKSGGKK, from the coding sequence ATGTCCAGAATCGGCAAGAATCATATCGATCTGCCCAGCGGCGTCGAGGTGAGGGTCGGAATCGACACCATCGAGATCAAGGGCCCCAAGGGCGCCCTGATCACGCCGCGTCACGAGAAGATCGCCTACGAGATCGAGGGCTCCACCGTGCGTCTGACGCGGGTGGACGAGAGCCGTGCCGCGCGTGAGCAGCACGGTCTGCGCCGCACCCTGCTCGCCAACTGCGTCGAGGGTGTGACCAAGGGCTACCAGAAGGAGCTCGAGGTCGTGGGCGTCGGTTACAAGCTTCAGGTCCAGGGCGCGAGCGTGGTGCTCTCGGTGGGATACTCCCATCCCGTGAACTTCCCGCTGCCCAAGGGCATTGAGGCCAAGGCCGAAGGCAACAAGCTGACCATCATGGGAATCGACAAGCAACTGGTCGGCGAGGTGGCTGCCCAGATTCGCCGCGTGCGCCCGCCCGAACCGTTCAAGGGCAAGGGCATCAAGTACGCGGGTGAGCAGATCCGCCGCAAGGCCGGCAAGTCCGGCGGCAAGAAATAG
- the rplR gene encoding 50S ribosomal protein L18 — protein sequence MKLTKEEQRKRRKLRIRKKISGSAERPRLVVFRSNRHIYAQLVNDDTGQTILSSSTLSLVKAGQAVKLDKASAAVVGKDVAEKAKAMNIEAVVFDRNGYKYHGRIQSLAEGAREAGLKF from the coding sequence ATGAAGCTGACCAAGGAAGAACAGCGCAAACGTCGCAAGTTGCGCATCCGCAAGAAGATCTCCGGCTCGGCCGAACGGCCCAGGCTGGTCGTCTTCCGCTCCAACCGGCACATCTATGCCCAGTTGGTGAACGACGACACGGGGCAGACGATCTTGTCCTCCTCGACGCTCTCGCTCGTCAAGGCCGGGCAGGCCGTCAAGTTGGACAAGGCCTCGGCGGCCGTCGTCGGCAAGGACGTGGCCGAGAAGGCCAAGGCCATGAACATCGAGGCCGTCGTGTTCGACCGCAACGGCTACAAGTACCACGGCCGCATCCAGTCGCTCGCAGAGGGCGCCCGGGAAGCCGGACTGAAATTCTAA
- the rpsE gene encoding 30S ribosomal protein S5, translated as MAETNDTGHIEKIVYLNRVAKVVKGGRRFSFSALVVVGDGKGKVGCGLGKANEVPEAIRKASDRAKKDMIEVPLIDGTLPYEILGEFGAANVLLKPASKGTGIIAGGPVRAIMEAAGVSDILTKAIGTNNPHNVVKAALAGLASIISADAMSDIRGKALSTPRK; from the coding sequence ATGGCCGAGACCAACGATACCGGACACATCGAAAAGATCGTCTACCTGAACCGCGTGGCCAAGGTCGTCAAGGGCGGCCGTCGTTTCAGCTTCAGCGCCCTGGTGGTGGTCGGCGACGGCAAGGGTAAGGTCGGCTGCGGCCTGGGCAAGGCCAACGAGGTCCCCGAGGCCATTCGCAAGGCCTCCGACCGCGCCAAAAAGGACATGATCGAGGTTCCCCTGATCGACGGCACCCTGCCGTATGAGATCCTGGGTGAATTCGGCGCCGCCAATGTGCTTCTCAAGCCCGCGAGCAAGGGTACCGGCATCATCGCCGGCGGCCCGGTGCGCGCGATCATGGAGGCCGCCGGCGTCAGCGACATCCTGACCAAGGCCATCGGCACCAACAATCCCCACAACGTGGTCAAGGCGGCCCTGGCCGGCTTAGCGTCGATCATCAGCGCCGACGCCATGTCCGACATCCGCGGCAAGGCCTTGTCCACGCCGAGGAAATAA
- the rpmD gene encoding 50S ribosomal protein L30 has translation MKITLTRSAIGATPKQRKVLEALGLRSIRQTKIYPDNDAMRGMVKHVAHLVEVQE, from the coding sequence ATGAAGATCACGCTCACGCGCAGCGCCATTGGCGCCACGCCGAAACAGCGCAAGGTGCTCGAGGCTCTGGGGCTGCGCAGCATCCGGCAAACCAAGATCTATCCCGACAATGACGCCATGCGCGGCATGGTCAAGCATGTCGCCCATTTGGTGGAGGTTCAGGAATAA
- the rplO gene encoding 50S ribosomal protein L15 has translation MQLHELYPFPEERQTKKRLGRGRGSGLGKTSGKGHKGQRSRSGGGVKAGFEGGQMPLQRRLPKRGFKNFNRVEYAALNLDALAKAFEGQAEVTLEDIYTKGLCSRNLPVKILGRGELAASMTIEAHRFSVTAKEKIEKAGGSAKALEA, from the coding sequence ATGCAACTGCACGAACTCTATCCCTTCCCCGAGGAGCGGCAGACCAAGAAACGCCTTGGTCGCGGCCGTGGTTCGGGTCTCGGCAAGACCTCCGGCAAGGGCCATAAAGGCCAGCGTTCCCGCTCCGGCGGCGGCGTCAAGGCTGGATTCGAAGGCGGCCAGATGCCCCTTCAGCGTCGCCTGCCCAAGCGCGGCTTCAAGAATTTCAATCGCGTCGAATACGCTGCGTTGAATCTTGACGCCCTGGCCAAGGCCTTCGAGGGCCAGGCCGAGGTGACCCTTGAGGACATCTACACCAAGGGGCTGTGCTCCCGGAATCTTCCCGTGAAGATCCTGGGACGCGGCGAGCTTGCCGCCTCCATGACCATCGAAGCGCATCGCTTCAGCGTCACGGCCAAGGAAAAGATCGAGAAGGCCGGCGGCTCCGCCAAGGCCCTCGAAGCATAA
- the secY gene encoding preprotein translocase subunit SecY: MAALGVENIGKLPELRRKLLWTFALLAFYRIGIHIPVPGVDTAALTEFFESMQNTLFGLFDMFSGGGLSRISIFALGIMPYISASIIMQLLTVVSPELSRLQKEEGAEGRKKITQYTRYGTVLITIIQGLGIAIGLESMTSPTGLPVVLEPGWGFRMVTVLTLTAGTILVMWLGEQITAKGLGNGISLIIFAGIVATLPRALINTFQLVGAGEMSVFFLLILTVIMAGVLIAIVTAERAQRRIPIQYAKRQMGRKMYGGQTSHLPLKLNTAGVIPPIFASSILMFPGTIAQFSGVEWLQTVSTWFAPDALIYNVIFVALIVFFCYFYTAIIFDPNQIAENLKKSGGFVPGIRPGQKTKEYIDRVLSRITIWGATYISIICVLPMIFIAQFNVPFYFGGTSLLIVVGVAMDFMGQLESYLISRQYQGLMEKAGRVKGRR; encoded by the coding sequence ATGGCCGCGTTAGGTGTCGAGAACATAGGCAAGCTTCCAGAATTGCGCAGAAAACTGCTCTGGACCTTTGCCCTGCTGGCTTTCTACAGGATCGGCATCCATATCCCCGTTCCCGGTGTGGACACGGCGGCTCTGACCGAATTCTTCGAGAGCATGCAGAACACCCTTTTCGGGCTGTTCGACATGTTCTCTGGCGGCGGCCTGTCCCGTATTTCGATCTTCGCCCTGGGCATCATGCCTTACATCTCGGCCTCGATCATCATGCAACTCCTCACGGTCGTCAGCCCCGAGCTGTCCAGACTGCAGAAGGAGGAGGGTGCCGAGGGCCGCAAGAAGATCACCCAGTACACGCGCTACGGCACGGTGCTGATCACGATCATCCAGGGTCTCGGCATCGCCATCGGCCTTGAGAGCATGACCAGCCCCACGGGCCTGCCCGTGGTGCTCGAACCGGGCTGGGGATTCAGAATGGTCACTGTGCTCACGCTCACGGCGGGCACCATTCTGGTCATGTGGCTTGGTGAGCAGATCACGGCCAAGGGCCTTGGCAACGGCATCTCGTTGATCATTTTTGCGGGTATCGTGGCCACCTTGCCCCGTGCGCTCATCAATACCTTCCAGCTTGTCGGCGCGGGCGAGATGAGCGTGTTCTTTTTGCTTATCCTGACCGTGATCATGGCTGGCGTGCTCATCGCCATCGTCACGGCCGAGAGGGCCCAGCGCCGCATTCCCATCCAGTACGCCAAGCGCCAGATGGGCAGAAAGATGTACGGCGGCCAGACCTCGCATCTGCCGCTCAAGCTGAACACTGCGGGCGTCATTCCGCCCATCTTCGCCTCCTCCATCCTCATGTTTCCGGGCACCATCGCCCAGTTCTCCGGAGTGGAGTGGCTGCAGACCGTGTCGACCTGGTTTGCTCCCGACGCGCTCATCTACAACGTTATCTTCGTGGCCTTGATCGTGTTCTTCTGCTACTTCTACACGGCGATCATCTTCGATCCGAACCAGATCGCCGAGAATCTCAAGAAGAGCGGCGGTTTCGTGCCCGGCATCCGCCCCGGCCAGAAGACCAAAGAATACATTGATCGCGTGTTGTCGCGCATCACCATCTGGGGTGCGACCTACATCTCCATCATCTGCGTGCTGCCAATGATCTTCATCGCGCAATTCAACGTCCCGTTCTACTTCGGAGGCACGTCGCTGCTGATTGTCGTGGGCGTGGCCATGGATTTCATGGGACAACTCGAATCCTACCTGATCTCGCGGCAGTACCAGGGACTTATGGAGAAGGCCGGAAGGGTCAAGGGCAGGCGCTAG
- the map gene encoding type I methionyl aminopeptidase, translated as MKKYRGIFLKNAAEIRIMREANRIVARILDALEKAVRPGVPTMLFEEIAQAKCREYGVRPAFQGYHGFPFALCCSVNEEIVHGFPSDRLLKNGDIVSFDMGVVYEGFYGDSAKTFTVGEVSGKANALLDATRSALAHGIEQARPGNDLYDISKAIQEYVEGKGMHVVRRFVGHGIGRNLHEKPEVPNFVPQGSPSIPLKAGMVLAIEPMVTLGSPEVKVLDDKWTAVTRDGSLAAHFEHTVVVTGDGPEILSL; from the coding sequence GTGAAGAAGTATCGCGGCATCTTTCTGAAGAATGCTGCCGAGATAAGGATAATGCGCGAGGCCAATCGCATAGTGGCCCGCATACTCGACGCCCTTGAAAAAGCCGTGCGGCCGGGTGTCCCAACCATGCTCTTTGAAGAAATCGCCCAGGCCAAGTGCCGCGAGTACGGAGTCCGTCCGGCCTTTCAGGGCTACCACGGGTTTCCGTTCGCGCTGTGCTGCTCCGTCAACGAGGAGATCGTGCACGGGTTTCCGTCCGATCGACTCCTCAAGAACGGCGACATTGTCAGTTTCGACATGGGCGTGGTGTACGAAGGTTTTTACGGTGATTCCGCAAAGACCTTTACAGTCGGCGAGGTTTCAGGTAAGGCTAACGCCCTTCTCGATGCCACCAGGAGCGCCTTGGCGCACGGCATCGAGCAGGCGAGGCCCGGCAACGACCTGTACGACATCTCCAAGGCCATCCAGGAGTACGTGGAGGGCAAAGGGATGCATGTCGTACGGCGGTTTGTCGGGCACGGCATTGGCCGCAACCTGCACGAAAAGCCGGAAGTGCCGAACTTTGTTCCGCAGGGTTCGCCCTCCATCCCGCTGAAAGCAGGGATGGTCCTGGCCATCGAGCCGATGGTCACGCTGGGATCCCCGGAAGTGAAGGTGCTGGACGACAAGTGGACCGCGGTCACCAGGGACGGAAGCCTGGCCGCACATTTCGAGCACACCGTGGTGGTGACCGGAGACGGTCCCGAGATATTGAGCCTGTGA
- the rpmJ gene encoding 50S ribosomal protein L36 yields MKVRPSVKKICPKCKIIKRKGVLRVICENPRHKQRQG; encoded by the coding sequence ATGAAGGTGAGACCGTCGGTCAAAAAGATTTGCCCCAAGTGCAAGATCATCAAACGCAAGGGCGTGTTGCGCGTCATTTGCGAAAACCCCAGGCACAAGCAGCGCCAGGGTTAG
- the rpsM gene encoding 30S ribosomal protein S13: MARIAGVELPRKRLDIALTYIYGIGRTTALKICDATGVEWTKNADDLSNDEVNTLRKEIESSYKVEGDLRREITTNIKRLMDIGCYRGLRHRKGLPVRGQSTHANARTRKGPRPSVVGRKKKGK; encoded by the coding sequence GTGGCTCGTATCGCTGGAGTCGAACTGCCGAGGAAGCGGCTGGACATCGCCCTGACCTATATCTACGGGATCGGCCGCACCACCGCGCTCAAGATCTGCGACGCCACCGGCGTCGAGTGGACCAAGAACGCCGATGACCTGAGCAATGACGAGGTCAACACGCTGCGTAAGGAAATCGAGAGCAGCTACAAGGTCGAGGGCGATCTGCGCCGCGAGATCACGACCAATATCAAGCGCCTCATGGACATCGGCTGCTATCGGGGCCTTCGGCACCGTAAGGGCCTGCCGGTGCGTGGTCAGAGCACCCATGCCAACGCCCGCACCCGTAAAGGGCCGCGTCCGAGTGTGGTGGGTCGCAAGAAAAAAGGCAAGTAA
- the rpsK gene encoding 30S ribosomal protein S11: MAKARRVTKKKEKKNIPTGIAHIQASFNNTIITFTDMRGNVVSWASSGGSGFKGSRKSTPFAAQVAAETAAKKAQENGMRSVGILVKGPGSGREAAMRAINNSGFKVTFIRDVTPIPHNGCRPPKRRRV, translated from the coding sequence ATGGCCAAAGCGCGCCGTGTGACGAAGAAGAAGGAAAAGAAGAATATTCCCACGGGGATCGCCCATATCCAGGCGTCCTTCAACAACACCATCATCACCTTCACTGACATGAGGGGTAACGTGGTGTCGTGGGCATCTTCGGGCGGTAGCGGTTTCAAGGGGTCGCGCAAGTCTACCCCGTTCGCCGCTCAGGTGGCGGCCGAAACCGCCGCCAAGAAGGCACAGGAAAACGGCATGCGGTCCGTGGGCATTCTCGTCAAGGGCCCTGGTTCGGGTCGTGAGGCCGCCATGCGGGCCATCAACAATTCGGGCTTCAAGGTCACCTTCATCCGCGACGTGACGCCCATTCCCCACAACGGCTGCCGTCCGCCGAAGCGCCGCCGCGTCTAA
- the rpsD gene encoding 30S ribosomal protein S4, whose amino-acid sequence MARYDGPKCRVCRREGGKLFLKGDRCYTDKCAYERRPYAPGQHGRGRVKMSDYAVMLREKQKVRRMYGVLENQFRLYFQEADRKKGVTGHNLLALLEQRLDNVIYRMGFANSRDQARQLVRHGIFSLNGRRVNIPSMQVKPGDTVLVREESRKVPVIQEAQQVIARRGCPDWLEVDGENFKGVVKATPRREDIQHPINEQLIVELYSK is encoded by the coding sequence TTGGCTCGTTACGATGGTCCCAAGTGCCGGGTCTGCCGCCGTGAAGGTGGCAAGCTCTTTTTGAAGGGCGACCGCTGCTACACCGACAAGTGCGCCTACGAACGCCGTCCCTACGCCCCTGGCCAGCATGGCCGCGGCCGCGTGAAGATGAGCGACTACGCTGTCATGTTGCGTGAAAAGCAGAAGGTCCGCCGCATGTACGGCGTTCTGGAAAACCAGTTCCGCCTGTACTTCCAGGAAGCCGACCGCAAGAAAGGCGTCACCGGCCACAATCTTCTGGCCCTGCTTGAGCAGCGCCTGGACAACGTCATCTACCGCATGGGCTTCGCCAACTCCCGTGACCAGGCGCGCCAGCTTGTTCGCCATGGCATTTTCAGCCTCAACGGCCGCCGGGTGAACATTCCGTCCATGCAGGTCAAGCCCGGAGACACGGTCCTCGTGCGCGAGGAGTCCCGCAAGGTGCCCGTGATCCAAGAAGCCCAGCAGGTTATCGCCCGTCGGGGATGTCCCGACTGGCTGGAGGTGGATGGGGAGAACTTCAAGGGCGTGGTCAAGGCGACCCCGCGCCGTGAAGACATCCAGCACCCCATCAACGAGCAGCTCATCGTCGAGTTGTACTCCAAGTAA